A segment of the Bordetella flabilis genome:
CGCCTGTGAGCAGGTATAGCGGGCAGGCGGCGGTATCGATGCCGCCGAGACGACCGCGCAGGTCGCTGTCCTGACGATAGAAGTAGAGGTCGCCGCGGAATACGCCCGGACCGCTCTGCATGTACTGCCACAGGGTCTCGTCGCGGTACCGCGCCGGCGATTGCGGCGCGACCAGCCCCGAGACCAGCGCGGCGCATACCTCCCCGCCATGCACGTCGCCACGATGCAGCCAGGCGGTGTCATACCAGGGTTCCTGGTAGTCGGCCGCCTCGACGCCGATCAGGGCGCGAAAGCGCGCACCGTGCTCGTGGGCCAGTTGCAGCACGATGCGCCCGCCTATGGAGCAGCCTATCAAGGCGGGCCGGTCCAGGTTCAAGGCGGCGCAGAACGACATCACCGTATCCACGTACAAGCCGGTGGTCAGGCGGTATTCCTCGCCGTAGGCGCCGTCAGGCGGATAGGACTTGCCGTGCCACGGCATGTCGAAGGCCAGCACACGGTAGCGGGACGTGATGGCGTCGTCGCACATCATGTGGCGATACTGCCGGCCGTCCGCGCCGGCGGTGTGCAGGCAGACCAACGGGATGCCGGCGCCGGCCTCCTCGAAATAGACACGGCATGGCTTGCCCTGGATGTCGATCCGCGCATAGCGACCGACGATGGGTTCGATGGGCGTGTTCATGCGTGGCTCCCCGGCGTGCCGGCGGCCCTGGGGCAGGCGAGCAGGTCCTTGACGAACTGCAGGTGCGCCATCAGGCCTTGCAGGCGTCCCTCGATGGCGAATTCGCCCAGCTTGGCAAGCGCGAATATGTCGTGCCAGCCCGGCGCCGGCGGGGCTTCCCAGAGCGCCTGCCATCCGCGCGCGCTGCCGCGTACGGCATAGTCCCAGGATGGCAGCGGTGCGCGCGGCGCGGCGATGGAACACACCGCGCCGTCGCGGACCTTGACGATCACCGGCGCACTGCCGAACTGCACGAGGATGTCGGCGTCCACGGCCCGCGCGCGGGCGAATCCGGTGGCGCAGGCGGTGAAACGGCGGACGAGATCCTCGTCCGGCTGGATGGATGGGTCGTGCATGTCTCCTGCCTCGTCGCGTCCGCCGGGCGCCTGGTTGCGCGCCCGGCGGCTGGGTGTGGGACGGCTTATTGCTTATTCTGTCAAACAGAATGGCTATTCTTTTGTAGAGAACATTCTAGGGGCTGTCAGCGCGATGTCAACAAGGGCTTGTCCGGGGCCGTCGCGCAGTGCCCCTGGGGCGTGCGCGGGCTTTGTGCCTGCCCTGGCTGCCGCGCCAACGCCGCGCCACGGTCAGTCCGATGCCTTCGCGCCCGACGCCTGCACGGCCTTGCCCCACTTGCTTTCTTCGGCGCGCATGAAATCGGCGAACTGCGCCGGCGTGCTGTTGACGACTTCGCCGCCCAGGTCCTCGATGCGCTTGCGCATGTCGGGCGTGGCGACGATTTTCGATACGTCGCCGTAGATGCGCTGGGCGAGCTCCGGCTTCATGCTGGCGGGGGCCAGCAGGCCGAACCAGGTGGCCGCTTCGAATCCGGGCATGCCGGCTTCGGCGAAAGTGGGCACCGAGGACAGCGCGGATACGCGCTTGTCGTTGGCCACGGCCAGCGCGCGCAGCTTTCCGGATTCGATCAGCGGCAACGCCGACGTAATGGTGGCGAGCATCATCTGGACCTGGCCGCCGACCAGGTCGGTGAAGGCGGGGGCGTCGCCGCGATAGGGCACATGCGTAATCCCGGATCCCGTCGCGATCTTGAACAGTTCACCGCTCAGGTGCTGCGCCGTCCCCGTGCCGGGCGAGGCGAAGTTCACGCTGGCCCCGTCCTTCTTCAGATAGGCAAGGAATTCCTTCAGGTTTTGCGCCGGAATGGCGGGGTTGACGACCAGCACCAGGGGCACCTTGGTGACCAGGGTGATGGGCGTGAAGTCCTTCATCGGGTCGTAGGGCAGCTTGGAATACAAGTGGCCGCTGATGGTGTGCGCGGACGTCGTCATGAAAAGCGTGTAGCCGTCGCCCTGGGCGCGCGCGACGTAGCTGGCCGCGATGGTGGTCCCCGCGCCGGCGCGGTTCTCGACGATGACCGACTGCTTCCATGCAACGCCGAGCTTCTCGGCTACCGCACGCGCGACGACGTCGGTCGCCCCGCCGGCGGGATATGGGACGACCATCG
Coding sequences within it:
- a CDS encoding alpha/beta fold hydrolase, which encodes MNTPIEPIVGRYARIDIQGKPCRVYFEEAGAGIPLVCLHTAGADGRQYRHMMCDDAITSRYRVLAFDMPWHGKSYPPDGAYGEEYRLTTGLYVDTVMSFCAALNLDRPALIGCSIGGRIVLQLAHEHGARFRALIGVEAADYQEPWYDTAWLHRGDVHGGEVCAALVSGLVAPQSPARYRDETLWQYMQSGPGVFRGDLYFYRQDSDLRGRLGGIDTAACPLYLLTGEYDFSCSPDDTLRTARAIPGAQATIMREVGHFPMSENPAQFRRYLLPVLDEIAAR
- a CDS encoding Bug family tripartite tricarboxylate transporter substrate binding protein, with protein sequence MHSSWIRAGLLAMALLTGTAQADTYPAKPVTMVVPYPAGGATDVVARAVAEKLGVAWKQSVIVENRAGAGTTIAASYVARAQGDGYTLFMTTSAHTISGHLYSKLPYDPMKDFTPITLVTKVPLVLVVNPAIPAQNLKEFLAYLKKDGASVNFASPGTGTAQHLSGELFKIATGSGITHVPYRGDAPAFTDLVGGQVQMMLATITSALPLIESGKLRALAVANDKRVSALSSVPTFAEAGMPGFEAATWFGLLAPASMKPELAQRIYGDVSKIVATPDMRKRIEDLGGEVVNSTPAQFADFMRAEESKWGKAVQASGAKASD